Proteins from a genomic interval of Rattus norvegicus strain BN/NHsdMcwi chromosome 2, GRCr8, whole genome shotgun sequence:
- the Ccno gene encoding cyclin-O: MVTPCPASPASPASGAGRQDNHQNLRAPVKKSRRPRLRRKEPLRPLNACSLPGDSGVCDLFESPSSSSDGADSPAVSAVRDCSSLLSSAQPLTALDLQTFREYGQSCYDFRKAQENLFHPRESLARQPQVTAESRCKLLSWLLQVHRQFGLSFESLCLTVNTLDRFLLTTPVAADCFQLLGVTCLLIACKQVEVHPPRMKQLLALCGGAFSRQQLCNLECIVLHKLHFSLGAPTINFFLEHFTHSRVEAGQVEVTEALAAQTLARGVAELSLTDYAFTTYTPSLLAICCLALADRMLRHQRLMDLRLGEHPEATLLDCLGKLQKLVSINSSSLTHMLPAHIWEKCSLPQSWK; encoded by the exons ATGGTGACCCCTTGTCCTGCCAGCCCGGCCAGCCCCGCCTCGGGAGCCGGGAGGCAGGACAACCATCAGAACCTCCGCGCCCCAGTGAAGAAGAGCAGACGCCCGCGCCTCCGGAGGAAGGAGCCGCTGCGGCCGCTGAACGCGTGTTCGCTCCCGGGAGACTCGGGCGTCTGTGACCTTTTCGAGTCCCCCAGTTCCAGCTCGGACGGTGCCGACAGCCCCGCAGTGTCTGCGGTGCGGGACTGCAGCTCCCTACTCAGCTCTGCCCAGCCCTTGACAGCGCTAGATCTCCAGACCTTCCGAGAATATGGCCAGAGCTGCTACGACTTCCGAAAGGCGCAGGAGAACCTTTTCCACCCACGGGAGTCGCTGGCGCGCCAGCCACAA GTGACTGCTGAATCCCGCTGTAAGCTGCTCAGTTGGCTCCTCCAAGTCCACCGCCAGTTCGGCCTCTCTTTCGAGTCGCTGTGCCTGACCGTGAATACTCTGGACCGTTTCCTCCTCACGACCCCTGTAGCTGCAGACTGCTTCCAGCTGCTCGGGGTCACCTGTCTGCTCATCGCTTGCAAGCAG GTAGAAGTGCACCCACCTCGCATGAAACAGCTCCTGGCCCTGTGCGGCGGGGCTTTCTCCCGGCAGCAGCTGTGTAACCTCGAGTGCATCGTGCTACACAAGCTGCACTTCAGCTTGGGCGCGCCCACCATCAACTTCTTCCTGGAGCACTTCACACATTCGCGCGTGGAGGCCGGTCAGGTTGAGGTCACGGAAGCTTTAGCAGCTCAAACCTTGGCCCGGGGAGTGGCGGAGCTGAGCCTGACCGATTATGCGTTCACCACCTACACACCCTCCCTGCTAGCTATCTGCTGCCTGGCGCTGGCTGATCGAATGCTGAGGCACCAGCGCCTGATGGACCTTCGCCTGGGAGAGCACCCAGAGGCGACACTGCTAGACTGCCTGGGCAAACTGCAGAAGCTAGTGTCCATCAACAGTAGCTCCCTGACTCACATGTTGCCTGCCCACATCTGGGAGAAGTGCAGCCTGCCCCAGAGTTGGAAATAA
- the Mcidas gene encoding multicilin yields MHACEGSAAGRRAFDSICPNRMLDLSRRSLGKPGKPERKFVPPWKSFPGCGGGSPVSVYEDPLDAEPAPLPALTTIDLQDLADCTSLLGTEAPPSGDSPASQNPSLQTEADFNLQNFRDAVDDLIADSSSLTSPPLTDGDFPFSPCDVPSFGSCLSPSLDPPALGSPLLPPPPCAPDLPPPPTEQYWKEVADQNQRALGTALIENNQLHVTLTQKQEEIASLRERNVQLKELACRTRHLASVLDKLMITQSPAEPFQLKATTKRSLEELFSATGQAGQGCAEVDAILRDISQRCEEALQNRDPKRPRLQQEPDSKDCSTRNLHGVFRGLRTDCGASSVNLSHSELEEGGSFSTPIRSHSTIRTLAFPQGKAFTIRTVTGGYKFRWVPS; encoded by the exons ATGCACGCGTGCGAGGGCAGCGCCGCCGGACGCCGGGCCTTCGACAGCATCTGTCCGAATAGGATGCTGGACCTGTCTCGGCGGTCCCTCGGCAAGCCCGGGAAGCCGGAGAGGAAG TTCGTTCCTCCGTGGAAGTCCTTCCCAGGATGCGGCGGTGGCAGCCCAGTGTCGGTGTACGAGGACCCCCTGGACGCAGAACCCGCTCCGCTGCCAG CTCTCACCACCATAGACCTGCAGGACCTTGCAGACTGCACCTCGCTACTCGGAACCGAAGCGCCTCCTAGTGGTGATTCTCCCGCATCTCAG AATCCCTCCTTGCAAACTGAAGCCGATTTCAACCTGCAGAATTTCAGAGATGCGGTGGATGACCTCATTGCAG ATTCGTCCTCTTTGACATCGCCTCCCCTGACCGACGGTgactttcccttttccccttgtGATGTTCCGTCTTTTGGGTCCTGTCTCTCGCCATCGCTGGACCCACCTGCCTTGGGGTCTCCACTGCTACCCCCACCGCCTTGTGCTCCAGACCTGCCACCGCCACCAACGGAGCAGTACTGGAAGGAGGTGGCTGACCAGAACCAGAGGGCACTCGGGACTGCTCTCATAGAGAATAACCAA CTGCACGTGACGCTGACGCAGAAACAGGAGGAGATAGCCTCACTCAGGGAGAGGAACGTACAGCTCAAAGAACTCGCTTGCCGGACCCGGCACCTGGCCTCAGTGCTGGAT AAGCTGATGATCACGCAGTCTCCGGCCGAGCCCTTCCAGCTCAAGGCAACGACGAAAAGGAGCCTGGAGGAGCTGTTCTCTGCCACGGGGCAAGCCGGGCAGGGTTGCGCGGAAGTGGACGCCATCCTCAGGGACATCTCCCAGCGCTGCGAGGAAGCCCTGCAGAACCGTGACCCCAAGCGGCCCCGGCTGCAACAGGAGCCCGACAGCAAGGATTGCAGCACCAGGAACCTCCATGGTGTCTTCCGAGGGCTGCGCACCGACTGCGGCGCCAGCTCGGTGAATCTGAGTCACAGTGAGCTGGAGGAAGGCGGTTCCTTCAGCACGCCCATCCGCAGCCATAGCACCATCCGCACTCTGGCCTTCCCCCAGGGCAAAGCCTTCACCATCCGGACAGTCACTGGCGGTTACAAATTCCGCTGGGTCCCCAGCTGA